In Candidatus Margulisiibacteriota bacterium, a single genomic region encodes these proteins:
- the gmd gene encoding GDP-mannose 4,6-dehydratase, with product MKKALITGITGQDGSYLAELLLSKGYEVFGMVRRSSTESFERINHIMDKIVLKQADLLDQLSLIELIKETGPDEIYNLAAQSFVPTSWNQPLLTGEFTAIGVTRMLEAIRHVDKKIKFYQASSSEMFGKVRQTPQNEDTPFYPRSPYGVAKVYGHFITVNYRESYGIFACSGILFNHESPRRGKEFVTRKITDAVAKIKLGLQKELSLGNLDAKRDWGFAGDYIEAMWLMLQQKEPQDFVIGTGKTHSVLDFVKIAFEHAGLDHKKYVKIDKEFLRPAEVDLLLADSSKARRVLNWTPRTDFTSLVKLMVDSDLLASKAPGK from the coding sequence ATGAAAAAAGCACTAATAACAGGCATTACCGGCCAGGATGGGTCTTATCTAGCAGAACTTCTGCTTTCTAAAGGTTATGAGGTCTTTGGCATGGTGAGAAGGTCCAGTACAGAAAGTTTTGAGCGCATCAACCATATTATGGATAAGATAGTCTTGAAGCAGGCCGATCTATTGGACCAGCTTTCCTTGATAGAACTGATAAAGGAAACCGGCCCGGATGAAATATATAACCTTGCTGCGCAGTCCTTTGTTCCCACCTCATGGAACCAGCCCCTTTTGACGGGAGAGTTCACTGCCATAGGCGTCACAAGGATGCTGGAAGCCATAAGACACGTAGACAAGAAGATCAAGTTCTACCAGGCGTCATCAAGTGAAATGTTCGGAAAGGTGCGGCAGACACCGCAGAACGAAGATACTCCATTCTACCCAAGAAGTCCTTATGGCGTGGCAAAAGTCTACGGGCATTTTATTACCGTCAACTACAGAGAATCATACGGGATCTTTGCGTGTTCTGGGATCCTGTTCAACCACGAAAGCCCCAGAAGAGGCAAGGAATTTGTGACGCGGAAGATCACTGATGCTGTTGCCAAAATAAAGCTTGGGCTTCAAAAAGAGCTCAGCCTCGGGAATCTGGATGCAAAGCGCGATTGGGGGTTTGCAGGGGACTATATTGAGGCCATGTGGCTTATGCTGCAGCAAAAGGAGCCGCAGGATTTTGTGATCGGAACGGGAAAGACGCACAGTGTTTTGGATTTTGTTAAAATTGCGTTTGAACATGCAGGGCTGGACCATAAAAAATATGTTAAGATAGATAAAGAGTTTTTGCGTCCGGCCGAAGTCGATCTGCTGCTTGCTGACAGTTCAAAAGCAAGAAGGGTCCTTAATTGGACGCCAAGAACGGACTTTACCTCACTGGTCAAACTTATGGTTGACAGCGATCTTTTGGCCAGCAAAGCTCCTGGCAAATAA
- a CDS encoding GDP-mannose 4,6-dehydratase, with protein sequence MKALITGINGFAGSHLCDLLLAQGYEVHGLIQPDTGTENIIHCLDGLKLEETDILDENKLHSFIASDKPDFLFHLAAASSVKLSLEHPKEAFDANVSGTVNILEAVRNGSPKTRALIVSSSEVYGASSSMTKADENAALLPLNPYSASKASADILARTYASSFGLNIIVARPGNHLGPRQSPVFFVPTVAKQVALIMKERQAPVIELGNIDVKRDFLDVRDVADAYLALAKSGKTGAYNISSGKNYLLRDIVQMFIAMSGKKIAIRRSSEKLRRTDALEANIDNSKISRETGWKPEVPIEKTLRDTLDYWLLKS encoded by the coding sequence ATGAAAGCCCTTATTACCGGGATAAACGGGTTTGCCGGGAGCCATCTTTGCGATCTGCTGCTTGCACAGGGATATGAAGTTCACGGTCTTATTCAGCCTGACACCGGCACGGAAAATATCATTCACTGTCTGGATGGTCTCAAGTTGGAAGAAACCGATATTCTTGATGAAAACAAGCTCCATTCTTTTATTGCTTCAGACAAGCCCGACTTTCTTTTTCACCTGGCGGCTGCAAGCAGCGTAAAGCTGTCCCTGGAACACCCAAAAGAAGCCTTTGATGCAAATGTCTCGGGTACTGTCAACATACTAGAAGCTGTTAGGAATGGCAGCCCAAAGACGAGAGCCCTGATCGTATCTTCTTCAGAAGTGTACGGAGCAAGTTCATCTATGACCAAGGCTGATGAAAACGCGGCGTTACTGCCGCTTAATCCGTACTCCGCAAGCAAAGCTTCCGCGGATATCTTGGCAAGAACTTACGCGTCTTCTTTTGGGCTTAATATAATTGTGGCAAGACCGGGAAACCATCTTGGACCGAGGCAGTCGCCTGTATTCTTTGTCCCAACTGTTGCAAAGCAGGTGGCTCTCATAATGAAGGAAAGGCAGGCGCCGGTCATTGAACTTGGCAATATTGATGTAAAGAGAGACTTCTTGGATGTGAGAGATGTTGCAGACGCTTACTTAGCACTTGCAAAAAGCGGAAAAACCGGGGCTTACAATATTTCTTCCGGCAAAAATTATCTGCTTAGGGACATTGTGCAAATGTTCATAGCTATGTCGGGGAAAAAGATAGCGATCCGCCGATCAAGCGAAAAACTCCGCAGAACTGATGCTTTAGAGGCCAATATAGATAATTCAAAGATATCGCGGGAAACCGGGTGGAAGCCAGAGGTCCCTATAGAAAAGACCCTCAGGGATACACTGGATTACTGGCTTTTGAAAAGTTGA
- a CDS encoding sugar transferase — MFTAIRLVLDAFSLALAYFAAYHFRFGDFYFSGFLSFPLRQYAQYLFWLIILNAAVFYFLGMYRTRRGIFVELDELVSGVVAVSLSYLLVMVPTLLHREYEHSRALILISWAFALVLILISRQIVLRLEVWARGRGFGARRCVIIGSGDLARSLEAKIKEHPSYGIHFVGFVGEPGDKVLGGLNRLDKIIDEHRIQSVFVSDPSISRDTLTELADLCDQKEVSLGSLPDIFQILTTSPAVEDIEGFPMVGFKRVKLTPFNRMVKRTFDVFAALAGLAVFGIPMLLIAALIKVTSPGGPAIYVQKRVGLKGKIFRLYKFRTMVPNAEKLSGPVLATENDPRKTPFGAFLRSTNLDELPQLFNILKGDMSFVGPRPERPIFVSKFKEMVPKYMERHRIKPAIAGWAQLQSGGYDMPPEEKIKYDLYYIENWSLMLDIKIVLKCAQIAFTRRRAN; from the coding sequence ATGTTCACCGCAATCAGACTTGTTCTTGACGCTTTTAGCCTGGCGCTGGCGTATTTTGCGGCCTATCATTTCAGGTTCGGGGACTTTTATTTTTCGGGATTTCTGTCCTTTCCTCTGCGCCAGTACGCCCAGTATCTGTTTTGGCTTATCATCTTGAATGCCGCTGTGTTCTATTTTCTGGGAATGTACCGTACCAGAAGAGGCATCTTTGTCGAACTGGACGAGTTGGTTTCTGGAGTTGTGGCGGTTTCTTTGTCCTATCTGCTGGTCATGGTGCCGACCCTGCTTCACCGCGAATACGAACACTCAAGGGCTCTTATCCTCATCAGCTGGGCTTTTGCCCTGGTGTTGATCCTTATTTCGAGGCAGATAGTCCTGCGTCTTGAGGTCTGGGCAAGGGGCAGGGGTTTTGGGGCAAGAAGGTGTGTGATAATAGGCAGCGGGGACCTTGCAAGGTCGCTTGAGGCCAAGATAAAGGAGCATCCTTCCTACGGCATCCATTTTGTGGGGTTTGTGGGAGAGCCAGGTGATAAGGTCCTTGGAGGGCTCAACAGGCTGGATAAGATCATTGACGAGCATAGGATCCAGTCGGTTTTTGTGTCCGATCCTTCGATCTCCCGCGATACACTGACAGAGCTGGCGGACCTCTGCGACCAGAAAGAGGTTTCTCTGGGTTCTCTTCCGGACATCTTTCAGATCCTGACCACTTCCCCAGCCGTTGAGGACATAGAGGGCTTTCCCATGGTCGGATTTAAAAGGGTAAAACTGACACCTTTTAACAGGATGGTCAAAAGGACTTTTGATGTTTTTGCGGCTTTAGCCGGACTGGCAGTTTTCGGAATACCGATGCTGTTGATCGCAGCTCTGATAAAGGTCACTTCGCCGGGGGGGCCTGCGATCTATGTTCAGAAAAGGGTGGGATTAAAAGGCAAGATCTTCAGGCTTTATAAGTTCAGGACCATGGTGCCGAACGCCGAAAAGCTCTCGGGTCCCGTGCTTGCCACAGAAAACGACCCGCGCAAGACCCCGTTCGGCGCCTTTCTGCGCTCGACCAATCTTGACGAACTTCCTCAGCTTTTCAATATCCTTAAGGGCGATATGAGCTTTGTGGGGCCCAGGCCCGAGCGGCCCATCTTTGTGAGCAAGTTCAAGGAAATGGTTCCCAAATACATGGAGCGCCACAGGATAAAACCCGCCATCGCAGGATGGGCGCAGCTGCAGTCCGGCGGCTATGACATGCCGCCCGAAGAAAAGATAAAATACGACCTGTACTATATAGAGAACTGGTCCCTCATGCTCGACATCAAGATCGTGCTCAAGTGCGCGCAGATAGCCTTTACCCGTAGGCGCGCCAATTAG
- a CDS encoding glycosyltransferase family 1 protein, giving the protein MKIAVNAQLLNFRDFGIKTYLQRLTDRLLKIDRSNEYALMLDRTQSKSWEHLKLPGIVNKGKFDLFFSPDHILPAQPLYCKKVLTVHDLSFVKFPELFTFLKRRYKRLMTPVSLKRADRIIAVSQNTKNDIIDIYGTAPEKITVVHNGVGSDFLRVADKKRLDGVKNKYGLPDSYILFVGTIEPRKNIVSLVRAYKKSRAARPLVIAGKPGWLSEPIIKEIRSCDRVLWLDNVETQDLPSLYSMASIFVYPSLYEGFGLPVIEAMACGLAVITSNVSSLPEVAGNAAVLIDPKDTDTLAGEIIALLRDADRRDGLAAKALERAKMFSWEKCARETIKVYESCSHS; this is encoded by the coding sequence ATGAAAATAGCCGTAAACGCCCAACTGCTCAACTTCAGGGATTTTGGCATAAAGACCTACCTTCAGCGCCTGACGGACCGGTTGTTAAAGATAGACAGGTCAAATGAATATGCGCTTATGCTGGATCGGACGCAGAGCAAATCGTGGGAGCACTTAAAACTTCCCGGGATCGTCAACAAGGGAAAGTTCGATCTCTTTTTTTCCCCCGACCATATTCTGCCGGCGCAGCCTTTGTACTGCAAAAAGGTCCTGACAGTGCACGACCTTTCCTTTGTCAAATTCCCGGAGCTGTTCACTTTTTTAAAAAGGCGCTACAAAAGGCTCATGACCCCGGTCTCGCTTAAACGGGCCGACAGGATAATCGCGGTTTCGCAGAATACCAAAAATGATATTATCGATATTTACGGGACAGCCCCGGAAAAGATAACCGTTGTCCACAACGGAGTGGGGAGCGATTTTTTGCGGGTCGCGGACAAAAAGAGGCTTGATGGGGTAAAGAACAAATACGGGCTTCCTGACAGCTATATCCTGTTCGTGGGGACCATAGAGCCGAGAAAAAATATCGTAAGCCTGGTCAGGGCATATAAAAAGAGCCGAGCCGCCAGGCCGCTTGTAATAGCCGGGAAACCCGGCTGGCTGTCGGAGCCCATAATAAAAGAGATCAGGTCTTGCGACAGGGTCCTCTGGCTTGACAATGTGGAGACGCAGGACCTGCCTTCGCTCTACAGTATGGCTTCAATCTTCGTATACCCTTCGCTTTACGAAGGGTTCGGGCTTCCGGTGATAGAGGCCATGGCGTGCGGCCTTGCCGTGATAACCTCGAATGTATCTTCGCTTCCCGAGGTCGCGGGAAACGCCGCCGTCCTGATAGATCCCAAGGATACAGATACTTTGGCGGGTGAGATCATAGCTCTTTTAAGGGATGCTGACCGTCGAGACGGTCTTGCGGCAAAGGCGCTTGAGCGGGCAAAGATGTTCTCGTGGGAAAAATGCGCGAGGGAGACGATAAAGGTCTATGAAAGTTGCTCTCATTCATGA
- a CDS encoding glycosyltransferase, with the protein MKVALIHDWLVSYGGAERCLEVFLELFPQADVFTCVHDSARMPARLKDIRIKTSFIQRLPFSISRYMYYLPLMPMAVEAFDLSGYDLVISISHAVAKGVKKAPGALHICYCLTPMRYAWDMQYDYSGYAGFGLFKQAVFDLMMKRFRNWDSASSKRVDEFISISQFIRQRVENCYGRPSEVIYPPVETSIFVPSGRPSDFFLVVSRLVPQKRVDIIVEAFNALELPLKIIGEGREENRLKKLANSNIEFLGYLDDSDVAEYLAGCRALVFASLEDFGITPLEAQAAGRPVIAFGRGGALETVVDGKTGIFFGEQTAESVASSVKRFNSMDTTSSVCRANAEKFSREVFKKRMASYIDAKIRERGIYLEK; encoded by the coding sequence ATGAAAGTTGCTCTCATTCATGACTGGCTGGTAAGCTACGGCGGCGCCGAAAGATGTCTTGAGGTCTTTCTGGAGCTGTTCCCGCAGGCGGATGTTTTCACTTGTGTCCATGACAGCGCAAGAATGCCCGCGCGCTTAAAAGATATCAGGATCAAGACCTCTTTTATACAAAGACTTCCATTTTCAATCTCAAGATACATGTATTACCTGCCTCTGATGCCGATGGCTGTTGAGGCTTTTGATCTGTCGGGTTACGACCTTGTTATCAGCATCAGCCATGCCGTTGCCAAAGGCGTAAAAAAAGCTCCCGGCGCTCTTCACATCTGCTACTGTCTTACTCCCATGAGATACGCCTGGGACATGCAATATGATTACAGCGGATATGCCGGGTTCGGCCTCTTTAAACAGGCTGTGTTCGATCTTATGATGAAGCGCTTTAGAAATTGGGATAGCGCTTCATCAAAGCGGGTCGATGAATTCATTTCCATCTCGCAGTTCATCAGGCAAAGGGTTGAGAACTGTTATGGACGACCTTCCGAAGTCATTTATCCGCCGGTAGAAACAAGTATTTTTGTTCCCTCCGGGAGGCCTTCCGACTTTTTCCTTGTGGTGTCCCGGCTGGTTCCTCAAAAGAGAGTAGATATAATAGTGGAGGCTTTTAACGCCCTAGAGCTTCCCCTCAAGATAATAGGGGAGGGAAGAGAAGAAAACCGCCTGAAAAAACTGGCAAATAGCAATATTGAATTCCTCGGCTACCTTGATGACTCTGACGTCGCAGAATACCTGGCAGGCTGCAGGGCTCTGGTCTTTGCCAGCCTGGAGGATTTTGGGATCACTCCCCTGGAGGCCCAGGCAGCAGGCCGCCCGGTCATTGCATTTGGGAGGGGCGGAGCGCTTGAGACCGTTGTTGACGGAAAAACAGGCATTTTTTTTGGCGAGCAGACGGCAGAAAGCGTGGCCTCTTCCGTAAAGAGGTTCAATTCTATGGATACTACCTCCTCTGTCTGCCGGGCCAATGCGGAAAAGTTTTCCAGAGAGGTGTTCAAAAAGAGGATGGCCTCATATATTGATGCTAAAATTAGGGAGCGGGGCATCTATTTAGAAAAATGA
- a CDS encoding sugar transferase has product MKKRSTLIIILLLAADIFFLAVSFIFGYYVKYGPPWVSGVYPLFLLERYSRNLLFAVFATISVFNFFSLYSKNQNRDAVDEAASVAGAVTVSSLIFFIISLIYREIVISRRVIFAAWGLSIILIAAFRIIVIRIRRWLFLKGVGVAKVLIIGDPAQKAGLVKRITEHPEMGLRIVGQMDYIQERIDQQFYSKLRETLSFGRVDRIIFACSLADSTAVMKLIEVCEVSRAEFQFVPRVLDIIESRISSDEIVGVPLITVKEIKLYGLNALLKRTFDLAASFLAVLLFAPIFAVIAVLIKLDSKGAVFFMQKRVGENGKEFHLFKFRSMVEGADAQKSLMADRNEADGPIFKMRRDPRVTRIGGLLRRFSLDELPQIFNVLLGQMSLVGPRPPLPQEVKEYNEWHWKRLRVLAGMTGLWQVSGRSELSFEEMVKLDIYYIENWSLWLDIKILLKTIPVVLSSKGAY; this is encoded by the coding sequence ATGAAAAAAAGAAGCACTCTGATAATAATACTTCTTCTTGCGGCCGACATATTCTTTCTGGCCGTCTCTTTTATCTTTGGTTACTATGTTAAGTACGGTCCGCCATGGGTATCAGGGGTCTATCCTTTGTTCCTTCTGGAGAGGTATTCAAGGAACCTGCTGTTCGCCGTTTTTGCCACGATCTCGGTGTTCAATTTCTTTTCGCTCTATTCAAAAAACCAGAACAGGGATGCCGTGGATGAAGCCGCCTCAGTGGCCGGTGCTGTCACCGTTTCCAGCCTGATCTTTTTCATCATTTCGCTAATCTACAGGGAGATAGTGATATCAAGAAGGGTCATCTTTGCGGCCTGGGGCCTGTCAATAATCCTGATCGCGGCTTTCAGGATCATTGTGATCCGCATAAGAAGATGGCTTTTTTTAAAAGGTGTCGGAGTAGCGAAAGTCCTCATAATAGGCGACCCTGCACAAAAGGCAGGTCTTGTCAAAAGAATAACAGAGCATCCAGAAATGGGACTGCGCATTGTGGGGCAGATGGACTATATTCAGGAAAGAATAGACCAGCAATTCTATTCAAAGCTAAGGGAAACGCTTTCCTTTGGCAGGGTGGACAGGATCATCTTTGCCTGTTCTTTAGCGGATTCAACTGCGGTCATGAAGCTGATAGAGGTATGCGAAGTCAGCAGAGCAGAGTTCCAGTTCGTCCCCAGAGTGCTTGACATAATCGAGTCCAGGATAAGTTCGGACGAGATAGTTGGGGTCCCTCTCATTACCGTAAAAGAGATCAAGCTGTACGGACTCAACGCGCTGCTTAAAAGGACCTTTGATCTGGCCGCCTCTTTTTTGGCGGTGCTCCTTTTTGCGCCGATCTTTGCCGTTATAGCAGTGCTTATCAAGTTGGATTCAAAAGGCGCAGTGTTCTTCATGCAGAAAAGGGTGGGGGAGAACGGCAAGGAATTCCACCTGTTCAAGTTCAGGTCTATGGTAGAAGGAGCCGATGCTCAAAAGAGCCTCATGGCGGACAGAAACGAGGCCGACGGGCCCATCTTTAAGATGCGCAGGGACCCGAGGGTGACACGCATCGGAGGCCTTCTTCGAAGGTTCAGCCTGGACGAACTTCCTCAGATATTCAATGTCCTGCTGGGTCAGATGAGCCTGGTTGGGCCGCGTCCGCCGCTTCCGCAGGAGGTAAAGGAATATAACGAATGGCACTGGAAAAGGTTAAGGGTCCTTGCGGGAATGACGGGGCTCTGGCAGGTAAGCGGAAGATCGGAACTGTCTTTTGAGGAAATGGTTAAACTGGACATCTATTACATAGAGAACTGGTCCCTGTGGCTTGACATCAAGATACTCCTTAAGACGATCCCCGTGGTCCTTTCCTCAAAAGGAGCATATTAG